One Armatimonadota bacterium DNA window includes the following coding sequences:
- a CDS encoding class I SAM-dependent methyltransferase: MHHPAEGIFPVSTQPPGEDQAAVRGQERGRTAEESPKRKQGGRRLSWEELSQAFRPCVPFTALNTVWRYLDGEAKSILDVGCGRGRPMAFLNRNRRLLAVGVDAFFPYLQEARALGVYAALVLADARNLPFRPQSFDVVLMMEVLEHLDRPDGVALLAAAEEIAIRQVIITTPVGHYEQHEYDGNPLQEHRHIWEPGQLRALGYRVYGHGLRNLGGLSGVQSPLPRALRPLVDVLWVAAGLVTRRRPDWAGNVVAVKRLV, translated from the coding sequence ATGCACCATCCCGCTGAGGGGATATTCCCGGTCAGTACACAACCACCCGGTGAGGACCAAGCCGCGGTGAGGGGCCAGGAGAGAGGTCGGACGGCAGAAGAGAGTCCCAAAAGGAAACAAGGCGGGCGACGTTTGTCCTGGGAAGAACTTAGCCAAGCATTCCGCCCGTGTGTCCCCTTCACGGCGCTAAACACCGTCTGGCGATACCTGGACGGCGAGGCGAAGAGCATCCTGGATGTCGGCTGTGGGAGAGGACGCCCCATGGCCTTCCTTAACCGCAATCGTCGCCTTCTTGCTGTTGGTGTCGACGCCTTCTTTCCCTATCTTCAGGAGGCAAGAGCTCTGGGCGTCTATGCCGCCCTTGTGCTGGCGGACGCTCGCAATCTGCCCTTTCGCCCCCAATCCTTCGATGTCGTACTCATGATGGAAGTGTTGGAGCACCTGGACCGGCCTGATGGGGTTGCGCTGTTGGCCGCAGCAGAGGAGATTGCCATCCGGCAGGTCATCATTACGACACCGGTCGGTCACTATGAGCAACACGAATACGATGGCAACCCACTTCAAGAGCACCGACATATCTGGGAACCGGGCCAATTGCGCGCCCTGGGTTATCGGGTGTATGGTCACGGGTTGCGCAATCTGGGCGGACTTTCAGGAGTCCAGTCTCCCCTGCCGCGGGCTCTGCGGCCCCTGGTGGATGTCCTGTGGGTAGCTGCTGGGCTTGTTACACGCCGAAGACCGGATTGGGCAGGAAACGTGGTGGCTGTCAAGAGGCTTGTATGA
- a CDS encoding glycosyltransferase family 2 protein: MPSTKLQVSVIICTLNEAENLPHVLPRIPGWVDEVIIVDGRSTDGTIQLAERLCPRARILMQPGRGKGNALRYGISQASSEIVVTLDADGEMDPALIGAFVDALRAGYDFAKGSRLASGKPSRMSSFRYLGNRILTLAFNLLYSTKFTDVCSGYNAFWREAFLRIPLTYDGFHMDQQLLARAMKSGLRIIEVPHHSEGRIAGRSKTIGLKQGVIDLWVLVRERLCA, from the coding sequence ATGCCTTCCACCAAGTTACAAGTCTCCGTCATCATCTGCACGCTGAACGAGGCAGAGAATCTTCCTCACGTGCTTCCCAGGATCCCTGGCTGGGTGGACGAGGTGATCATTGTTGATGGCCGGTCGACCGACGGAACCATTCAGTTGGCCGAGCGGCTCTGCCCCCGGGCTCGCATCCTTATGCAGCCCGGACGGGGCAAGGGCAACGCCCTCCGTTACGGAATCAGTCAGGCCAGCAGCGAAATCGTCGTCACGTTGGACGCGGACGGCGAAATGGACCCAGCTCTCATTGGAGCCTTCGTGGACGCGCTGCGGGCTGGTTACGACTTCGCCAAGGGCTCGCGGCTGGCGTCGGGAAAGCCCAGCCGCATGTCGTCATTTCGCTACCTGGGGAACCGGATACTGACGCTGGCCTTCAATCTCCTTTACAGCACGAAATTTACTGATGTCTGTTCAGGATACAATGCCTTCTGGCGGGAAGCCTTCCTGCGTATCCCACTGACCTACGACGGCTTCCACATGGACCAACAGCTACTAGCTCGAGCCATGAAGAGCGGCCTGCGTATCATCGAAGTCCCCCATCACAGTGAGGGCCGGATTGCCGGGCGCAGCAAGACCATAGGCCTCAAGCAGGGGGTCATCGACCTGTGGGTGCTCGTGAGGGAGCGTCTCTGTGCGTAG
- a CDS encoding glycosyltransferase: MRSLPPLLSVVVTTYSKDRLPDLFALLESLKVQTYPHLEILFVGEGSEQLCEKVQDYTEHHTMPNVTALFNSGEPGLSSARNIGIRRAAGEIIAFLDDDTLAFPDWAHHTVAALAREAVAGITGPALPLWEDPQMDWFPEELYWILSCTGWSGWDQVRDVRNAWGMNCAFRRQVFETVGLFRTQTGYHKGLFAEDNEFSLRVRLRTGKRILYVPHARVWHRVRRYRLSWSFMRKRAYWIGRSRRHLLQVFAPHQEGPAFLHQEHELLQRIVRRRIPTDLANVLSDPSRAMRRLAVTAWALLFVGLGYYTPTRADGAQLQPT; this comes from the coding sequence GTGCGTAGCCTCCCTCCTCTCCTCTCAGTGGTCGTGACGACCTACTCCAAAGACCGGCTACCCGATCTCTTCGCGCTCCTGGAGAGCCTTAAGGTCCAGACCTATCCTCATCTGGAGATCCTCTTTGTCGGTGAGGGCTCGGAACAGCTTTGCGAGAAGGTACAGGACTATACTGAACACCACACCATGCCCAACGTCACTGCTCTGTTCAACAGCGGCGAGCCCGGCCTCTCATCGGCGCGCAACATCGGCATCCGCCGCGCCGCCGGCGAGATCATTGCGTTCCTTGACGATGACACACTCGCCTTTCCCGACTGGGCTCATCACACTGTCGCGGCCCTGGCCCGGGAAGCCGTAGCCGGTATCACTGGGCCCGCGCTGCCCCTGTGGGAAGACCCGCAGATGGACTGGTTCCCTGAAGAACTCTACTGGATCCTCTCCTGCACGGGATGGAGCGGCTGGGATCAAGTGCGCGATGTGCGCAATGCCTGGGGGATGAACTGTGCCTTCCGCCGGCAGGTCTTCGAGACAGTCGGACTGTTTCGGACCCAGACGGGCTACCACAAGGGCCTGTTCGCCGAGGACAACGAGTTCTCGCTCCGGGTCCGCCTGCGGACTGGGAAGCGGATCCTCTATGTCCCGCACGCAAGGGTCTGGCACCGAGTTAGGCGTTATCGTCTGAGTTGGTCCTTCATGCGGAAGCGAGCGTACTGGATCGGGCGTTCTCGGCGGCACCTCCTGCAGGTCTTCGCCCCCCACCAAGAGGGTCCGGCCTTTCTGCATCAAGAACACGAACTGCTGCAGCGGATCGTCAGGCGGCGCATCCCGACAGATCTGGCCAATGTCCTGTCGGACCCATCCCGCGCCATGCGTCGTCTTGCCGTCACCGCCTGGGCCCTCCTCTTCGTGGGGCTGGGTTATTACACACCCACCAGGGCAGATGGCGCCCAGCTTCAGCCGACCTGA
- a CDS encoding GDP-mannose 4,6-dehydratase produces MRCLVTGCEGFLGSHLADLLVEKDLSVCGMVYADAASLRHLEHRMTTLSCDLRDRHQVRAIIDQTRPEMVFHLAAQSFVSVSWEDPEETLRTNVFGTFYLLESLKDLGLNPTTLIVGSSSMYGPSTQEEMPLGEDTAFRPTSIYAVSKAAEDLLGYFYGKVYGMRIIRIRPFNMTGPRKVGDACSDFAKGIAEVELGRRAVLEVGNLATTRDFTDGRDAARALWTLAERGVPGETYNLCSGKAYTMRQVLELLIRLAGRSVDYRIDPARFRPFDDPIYVGDNSKLRALGWQPEIPFEQTLTDMLDYWRTILREAGTPVPSGD; encoded by the coding sequence ATGAGGTGTCTTGTGACTGGCTGCGAGGGATTCCTTGGGTCCCATCTCGCGGATCTGCTCGTGGAGAAGGACCTGTCGGTCTGCGGCATGGTTTACGCCGATGCCGCCAGTCTCCGGCACCTCGAGCACCGGATGACGACGCTCTCGTGTGATCTTCGCGATCGGCACCAGGTCCGAGCCATCATCGACCAGACCCGCCCAGAGATGGTCTTCCATCTAGCGGCGCAGAGCTTCGTCAGCGTCTCCTGGGAAGACCCGGAGGAAACGCTGAGGACGAATGTCTTCGGCACCTTCTACCTCCTGGAGAGCCTGAAGGATCTGGGGCTCAATCCCACCACTCTCATCGTGGGATCGAGTTCCATGTACGGCCCCTCGACCCAAGAGGAGATGCCGCTCGGCGAGGACACGGCCTTCCGGCCCACCAGCATATACGCGGTCAGCAAGGCGGCGGAAGACCTCCTGGGGTACTTCTACGGGAAAGTCTACGGCATGCGGATCATTCGCATCCGTCCCTTCAACATGACTGGACCGCGCAAAGTCGGCGATGCTTGCTCGGACTTCGCCAAGGGCATCGCGGAGGTCGAACTGGGAAGGCGGGCTGTGCTCGAGGTGGGGAACCTTGCAACGACCCGAGACTTCACCGATGGACGCGACGCCGCGCGGGCTCTGTGGACTTTGGCAGAGCGGGGTGTCCCTGGCGAGACCTACAATCTGTGCTCCGGCAAAGCCTACACCATGCGGCAGGTGCTGGAACTGCTTATCCGGTTGGCGGGCCGGTCAGTGGATTACCGGATAGACCCCGCCAGATTCCGCCCATTCGACGACCCGATCTACGTCGGAGACAACTCCAAGCTCCGGGCTCTTGGCTGGCAACCCGAGATCCCGTTCGAGCAAACGTTGACCGACATGCTGGACTACTGGCGGACCATACTGCGTGAGGCAGGGACTCCGGTCCCGTCGGGAGATTGA
- a CDS encoding class I SAM-dependent methyltransferase, translating to MSTATDSFYERRFNTGGLDEERVRRCLRIFQRFPCKTVLDVGCADGEITAAIQTVTRAREAYGVEIAAPAVAMARERGIKAVQIDVNHADLPFDREFFDGVYCGEIIEHLFDPGHLLREIRRVLKPGGICVLTTPNLAGWPNRIALFLGYQPFPTAVSPNHEWAGKLLLKSEEGQWGHIRVFTLRALEELVALHNLSILSVEGCPVTINTRHWSAGVITRIDRWLARFPAVANRVILVLRKP from the coding sequence GTGAGTACGGCCACTGATAGCTTCTACGAGCGGCGATTCAACACGGGTGGCCTGGACGAGGAACGCGTGCGACGGTGCCTGAGGATCTTCCAGCGATTCCCCTGCAAGACAGTGCTCGACGTCGGGTGCGCCGATGGGGAGATCACTGCGGCCATCCAGACGGTGACGCGGGCCCGGGAGGCCTACGGTGTGGAGATCGCCGCACCGGCTGTGGCTATGGCCCGCGAGCGCGGGATCAAAGCCGTGCAGATAGATGTGAATCACGCGGACCTTCCATTCGACCGCGAGTTCTTCGACGGCGTCTACTGCGGGGAGATCATCGAGCATCTATTTGATCCCGGCCATCTCCTGCGAGAGATCCGACGCGTCCTGAAGCCAGGTGGCATCTGTGTCCTGACAACGCCGAATCTGGCGGGCTGGCCCAACCGCATCGCGCTCTTCCTGGGCTACCAGCCCTTCCCGACCGCCGTGAGTCCAAACCACGAGTGGGCCGGAAAGCTCCTCTTGAAGAGTGAGGAAGGACAGTGGGGCCACATTCGAGTCTTTACCCTGAGAGCGCTCGAGGAGCTGGTAGCCCTTCATAACCTCAGCATCCTCTCCGTCGAGGGATGCCCCGTGACCATCAACACGCGCCATTGGTCGGCGGGGGTCATCACACGTATCGACCGGTGGCTAGCCAGATTCCCTGCTGTGGCGAATCGTGTGATCCTGGTGCTGAGAAAGCCATGA
- a CDS encoding SDR family NAD(P)-dependent oxidoreductase, producing the protein MTLAGKVAIVTGAGRGIGRAIALALAREGADLVLGSRTLAETVAVAEEARAVGRRAAPLSVDVANHHDVQRLIATAVGEFGRVDILVNNAAVQGPIGPLWQNPPDEWARTIQINLVGVFYCCHEVIPVMRRQGGGKIINLSGGGATAPRPYFSAYAASKAAVVRLTETLAEELKEDNIQVNAIAPGAVATRMTDEILAAGDAAGPRAVSQAMATKRDGSTPDNAAALAVFLASEASGRLTGKLISAVWDDWRSFPARLEQIMTTDLYTLRRVIEARPSQG; encoded by the coding sequence ATGACGCTAGCCGGGAAAGTCGCGATCGTGACCGGTGCCGGGCGGGGAATCGGCAGGGCGATTGCCCTGGCTCTGGCTCGCGAAGGCGCCGATCTGGTTCTGGGATCCCGTACGCTGGCTGAGACGGTTGCTGTTGCCGAGGAGGCCCGGGCAGTTGGTCGGAGGGCTGCGCCACTGAGTGTCGACGTCGCCAACCATCACGACGTGCAGCGGCTGATCGCCACGGCCGTCGGGGAGTTCGGCAGAGTAGACATCCTCGTGAACAACGCTGCGGTCCAGGGCCCCATTGGGCCTCTGTGGCAGAACCCTCCTGACGAGTGGGCGCGCACCATCCAGATCAACCTTGTCGGCGTCTTCTATTGCTGCCATGAGGTGATCCCGGTCATGCGGCGGCAGGGGGGAGGCAAGATCATCAACCTGTCCGGCGGAGGGGCCACGGCGCCTCGGCCGTACTTCTCCGCGTACGCCGCGTCCAAGGCGGCCGTGGTCCGGCTCACGGAAACCCTGGCCGAGGAGCTCAAGGAGGACAACATCCAGGTCAACGCCATCGCCCCGGGCGCGGTCGCCACGCGCATGACCGACGAGATCCTGGCGGCGGGCGACGCCGCGGGCCCGCGCGCGGTCAGCCAGGCGATGGCGACCAAGCGCGACGGCAGCACTCCAGACAACGCCGCTGCCTTGGCCGTCTTCCTGGCCTCGGAGGCATCGGGGCGCCTGACGGGTAAACTGATCAGCGCGGTATGGGACGACTGGCGGTCGTTTCCCGCGCGCCTGGAGCAGATCATGACCACAGACCTTTACACCCTCCGGCGGGTCATCGAGGCGCGGCCATCGCAGGGGTAG
- a CDS encoding NAD-dependent epimerase/dehydratase family protein, translating to MKTVVTGGAGFIGCHLVRRLLDQGREVVVADDFSRGDARRLREFSVDLDPRPVDLRDYHQTHEVIAGAQSVFHLAARVGSVEFLHGTDRAELVALQTNLVIDANVFRACLEHNVPTVVYASSVSVYPIAPQQSMGAVFAEDDAASVDPEGGYGWAKLMGEIQLRWMTGIRSGIARLFSVYGEGEEPDETSHVVPAIIRKVILTPRGDFPVWGDGAQTRDFLHVADAVEALIRLESAAAFPPVVVNIGSGAAVSVREVVDKIVQISGKDVRPVFLGSGHVGPRSRTADITRMKTILHWQPRVNLDDGLRRTYTWIEERLVQPLQP from the coding sequence GTGAAGACCGTGGTCACCGGCGGAGCCGGGTTCATCGGCTGTCACCTCGTGCGTCGCCTTCTCGACCAGGGGCGCGAGGTCGTGGTCGCCGACGATTTCTCCCGCGGGGACGCCCGCCGCCTCCGCGAGTTCAGCGTCGATCTAGACCCGCGCCCCGTGGACCTGCGAGACTATCACCAAACGCATGAGGTCATTGCTGGAGCCCAATCGGTCTTTCACCTCGCGGCTCGGGTCGGCAGCGTGGAGTTCCTCCATGGGACCGACCGGGCCGAACTGGTGGCTCTGCAGACCAATCTGGTCATTGACGCCAACGTCTTCAGGGCCTGCCTGGAGCACAACGTACCGACCGTTGTTTATGCATCCAGCGTCTCCGTCTACCCCATCGCTCCCCAGCAGTCCATGGGTGCTGTGTTTGCCGAGGACGATGCCGCGTCCGTTGACCCCGAGGGCGGCTACGGTTGGGCCAAGCTCATGGGTGAGATTCAGTTGCGGTGGATGACGGGGATTCGGAGCGGGATCGCGCGGCTCTTCAGTGTCTACGGCGAGGGCGAGGAGCCTGACGAAACGTCTCATGTCGTTCCGGCGATCATCCGTAAGGTGATCCTGACCCCCCGCGGCGACTTCCCAGTCTGGGGCGACGGCGCCCAGACCAGGGACTTCCTGCACGTGGCCGACGCGGTGGAGGCCTTGATCCGGCTGGAGAGCGCGGCGGCGTTTCCTCCCGTGGTAGTCAACATCGGCTCGGGCGCTGCGGTGTCCGTCAGGGAAGTGGTGGACAAGATTGTGCAGATCTCTGGAAAGGATGTCAGGCCGGTCTTCCTGGGCAGCGGGCATGTCGGGCCTCGAAGCCGGACGGCGGACATTACCAGGATGAAAACCATCTTGCACTGGCAGCCACGGGTGAACCTCGACGACGGGTTGCGGCGCACCTATACGTGGATCGAAGAGCGACTCGTCCAGCCTCTCCAACCGTGA
- a CDS encoding GDP-mannose 4,6-dehydratase, with protein sequence MPLLPPSNLLEAVRKAGLDPVVVVAGSSSEHAPTADQAPIREDHPLLPDSPYGASKVAASLLALLYHRAYRMRVIVVRPFFVIGPRKVGDVCSDFARQVVAVERGRQPSLQVGNVEAVRDFLDVGDAVRALWLLARKGEPGGIYNLCSGTGTKVRGVLEMFLAMASRPIPVEQDAGRFRLVDKPFVVGDNSRLRALGWAPQVALRQSVAAILDYWRSLS encoded by the coding sequence GTGCCACTGCTTCCTCCATCCAACCTCCTCGAGGCCGTGCGCAAGGCGGGGCTGGATCCCGTGGTGGTGGTCGCAGGGTCCAGCTCGGAGCATGCTCCCACTGCGGATCAGGCTCCAATTCGCGAGGACCATCCCTTGCTGCCCGACAGTCCGTACGGGGCGAGCAAGGTAGCGGCGAGTCTCCTGGCTTTGCTGTACCACCGTGCGTACCGGATGAGGGTGATCGTGGTCCGGCCTTTTTTCGTTATTGGGCCCCGGAAGGTGGGCGATGTGTGCTCCGACTTCGCCCGCCAGGTCGTCGCCGTGGAACGGGGGAGGCAGCCGTCCTTGCAGGTGGGGAACGTCGAGGCGGTGCGGGACTTCCTGGATGTGGGGGACGCGGTGCGGGCGCTCTGGCTCCTGGCCCGGAAGGGAGAGCCGGGAGGAATCTACAACCTCTGCTCGGGGACGGGCACGAAGGTCCGGGGCGTGCTGGAAATGTTTCTGGCGATGGCTTCGCGGCCTATCCCGGTGGAGCAAGACGCCGGCCGGTTCCGCCTGGTGGACAAGCCGTTTGTCGTGGGGGATAACTCTCGTCTGCGGGCCCTGGGGTGGGCCCCGCAGGTGGCGCTGAGACAGTCGGTGGCAGCGATCCTGGACTACTGGCGCAGCCTGTCGTGA
- a CDS encoding oligosaccharide flippase family protein: MAVLRSLGLTTPALPWRSAIYRDSFFLMTANVANAGFGFLFWTAAARLYQSREVGFAAAVISAVGLLAMLAVLGLDYALVRFLPHSPNPHAIISSSLTIAAAGGLVLAAVFIGGLGVWSPALLPVRESPALAAGVAAGVALTAVAGLLASVYLSRKRAGFVLAQAAVFGTGKVVAAVMFAVMGLHAVGLVGAWVVGSGALAAVGLGVFLPRALDGQYRFRPMVAREVVNDMAHFAFANYVSAALWSAPTLLLPILITNLKGPETNAYYYVASNVGGLLVMIPTAIAMSLFAHGSHDATDLVRRAVEAGKVSLALLAPALVGVFLLGEKVLLIFGRAYSVEGTRLLWVLALSTLPLTVNFLYFSVRRVQQRMAGVVASTVWILVVTLGLSVVLLPRLGLPGAGVAWFAAQASVAAVILGRFALSR; the protein is encoded by the coding sequence ATGGCCGTCCTCCGCTCGCTGGGTTTGACCACACCGGCCCTTCCGTGGCGCTCTGCCATCTACAGGGATTCCTTCTTCCTGATGACGGCGAACGTGGCGAACGCCGGGTTCGGGTTTCTGTTCTGGACGGCGGCGGCCCGGTTGTACCAGTCGCGGGAGGTGGGGTTCGCGGCGGCGGTCATCTCGGCGGTCGGGCTGCTGGCCATGCTGGCCGTCCTGGGGCTGGATTACGCGCTGGTCCGGTTCCTCCCTCACAGTCCGAATCCGCACGCGATCATCAGCTCGTCGCTGACGATTGCTGCGGCCGGAGGGCTGGTGCTGGCGGCGGTCTTCATCGGAGGCCTGGGGGTCTGGTCGCCCGCGCTGCTTCCGGTACGCGAAAGCCCGGCGCTCGCCGCCGGCGTAGCCGCTGGGGTGGCGCTGACGGCGGTTGCAGGGCTCCTGGCCTCCGTCTACCTGAGCCGGAAGCGGGCGGGGTTCGTGCTGGCGCAGGCGGCGGTGTTCGGCACGGGGAAGGTCGTGGCCGCGGTCATGTTCGCTGTCATGGGGCTGCATGCGGTTGGGCTGGTGGGCGCGTGGGTGGTGGGATCGGGGGCGCTGGCGGCGGTGGGGCTTGGTGTTTTCCTGCCGCGGGCGTTGGATGGGCAGTACCGATTCCGGCCGATGGTGGCGCGAGAGGTCGTCAACGACATGGCGCACTTTGCGTTTGCGAACTATGTCTCCGCGGCGTTGTGGAGCGCGCCGACGTTGCTGCTGCCGATCCTGATCACGAACCTGAAGGGTCCGGAGACGAACGCGTACTATTACGTGGCCAGCAATGTGGGGGGATTGCTGGTGATGATCCCGACGGCCATCGCGATGTCGTTGTTTGCGCACGGGTCGCATGATGCGACGGACCTGGTGCGGCGGGCCGTGGAGGCGGGGAAGGTGTCGCTGGCGCTGCTGGCGCCTGCGCTGGTGGGGGTCTTCCTGCTGGGGGAGAAGGTGCTGTTGATCTTCGGCCGGGCGTACTCGGTGGAAGGGACCAGGCTGCTGTGGGTGCTGGCACTGAGCACACTGCCGCTGACCGTGAACTTCCTCTACTTCAGCGTGCGGCGGGTGCAGCAGCGCATGGCCGGCGTGGTCGCCAGCACGGTGTGGATCCTGGTCGTGACGCTGGGGCTCAGCGTGGTGCTGCTGCCCAGGCTCGGGTTGCCGGGGGCCGGGGTGGCGTGGTTCGCGGCGCAGGCCTCGGTCGCCGCGGTGATCCTGGGGCGGTTTGCCCTCAGCCGGTGA
- a CDS encoding HAD family hydrolase, which translates to MRAVFLDRDGVLNRAPVRAGRPLSVRGPEEVELLPGVPEACRRLREGGFALIVVTNQPDVARGALRVEAVEAIHDLLRARLPLDEVRVCYHDDADGCDCRKPKPGMLLEAARARGIDLGRSFMVGDRWRDIEAGRRAGCRTVFIDYGYDEPRPEGADFRTDSLLQAAEWILHDRSS; encoded by the coding sequence GTGAGAGCGGTCTTCCTCGACCGAGACGGGGTGCTGAACCGGGCGCCGGTTCGGGCGGGGCGGCCCCTGTCGGTGCGCGGGCCCGAAGAGGTGGAGCTGCTTCCGGGGGTGCCCGAGGCGTGCAGGAGGCTGCGCGAGGGAGGGTTTGCGCTCATCGTCGTGACCAACCAGCCCGACGTGGCCCGGGGGGCGCTTCGGGTGGAGGCCGTCGAGGCCATCCACGACCTCTTGCGCGCCCGGCTGCCGCTGGATGAGGTGCGGGTCTGCTACCACGACGACGCGGACGGGTGCGACTGCCGCAAGCCGAAGCCCGGGATGCTGCTGGAGGCGGCCCGGGCGCGGGGGATCGACCTGGGCCGCAGCTTCATGGTGGGGGACCGCTGGCGCGATATCGAGGCCGGCCGGCGGGCCGGATGCCGGACGGTGTTCATCGACTACGGCTACGACGAGCCGCGGCCCGAGGGTGCCGACTTTCGGACGGACTCTTTGTTGCAGGCTGCGGAGTGGATCCTTCACGATCGATCATCTTGA
- a CDS encoding PIN domain-containing protein: MIAVDTNILIYAHREELPLHAAALRRLTELAEGPSSWGLPIFCLGEFVRVVTHPRVLRPPSPLEEALSALEALLASPSLLVLTPGEAYWPLFREIAREARATGNLAFDAQIAALCREHGVRVLLTEDRDFRRFRGLQIERLT, translated from the coding sequence CTGATCGCGGTCGATACCAACATCCTCATCTATGCTCATCGAGAGGAACTCCCGCTGCATGCGGCAGCGCTCCGGCGCTTGACGGAACTGGCCGAGGGACCGTCCTCATGGGGCCTGCCGATCTTCTGCCTGGGCGAATTTGTCCGCGTCGTCACGCATCCGCGGGTGCTGAGACCACCCTCTCCCCTGGAAGAAGCGCTCAGCGCCCTTGAGGCCCTACTCGCCAGCCCTAGCCTCCTGGTCCTGACTCCCGGCGAAGCGTACTGGCCGCTGTTCCGGGAGATCGCTCGCGAAGCGCGCGCCACGGGCAACCTGGCCTTCGACGCGCAGATCGCGGCGCTCTGCCGGGAGCACGGCGTCCGCGTGTTGCTCACCGAGGACCGCGACTTCCGTCGTTTCCGCGGGCTGCAGATCGAACGCCTGACCTAG
- a CDS encoding type II toxin-antitoxin system VapB family antitoxin, translating into MRTTLNLDDSLIREAKKRAAREGRTLTSLLEEALRIFLSRRGHRRTYRLQWPVRRGEAPPAVDIADRDALLEAMEGRR; encoded by the coding sequence GTGCGCACCACGCTCAATCTCGACGACAGCCTGATCCGGGAGGCGAAGAAGCGGGCCGCCCGGGAAGGCCGCACCCTCACCTCTTTGCTCGAAGAAGCGCTGAGAATCTTCCTGTCCCGGCGTGGGCACCGTCGGACCTACCGGCTGCAGTGGCCGGTTCGCCGCGGGGAAGCCCCCCCTGCTGTGGACATCGCCGACCGTGACGCACTCCTGGAAGCGATGGAGGGGCGCCGCTGA